From the Quercus lobata isolate SW786 chromosome 6, ValleyOak3.0 Primary Assembly, whole genome shotgun sequence genome, one window contains:
- the LOC115994953 gene encoding probable sugar phosphate/phosphate translocator At3g17430, giving the protein MINKTLVLTYLYLLIYILLSSGVILYNKWVLSPKYFNFPLPITLTMIHMGFSGAVAFLLVRVFKVVTPVKMSFEIYATCVIPISAFFASSLWFGNTAYLHISVAFIQMLKALMPVATFVMAVVCGTDKPRCDVFLNMLLVSVGVVISSYGEIHFNVVGTLYQVTGIFAEALRLVLTQVLLQKKGLTLNPITSLYYIAPCSFVFLFVPWYLLEKPEMQVSQIQFNLWIFFSNALCALALNFSIFLVIGRTGAVTIRVAGVLKDWILIALSTVIFPESTITGLNITGYAIALCGVVMYNYIKVKDVRASQQPAESLPERITKDWKLEKKSSDIFVPNNSSDSGRGGSGGNGAASDLKVDEEAPLLSTSRLSHIGRTHLIRDP; this is encoded by the exons ATGATTAACAAAACGCTTGTGCTCACTTACCTTTACCTGCTAATCTACATTTTGCTTTCTTCTGGGGTCATTTTGTACAACAAG TGGGTTCTGTCTCCTAAATACTTCAACTTTCCGCTACCTATAACGCTTACAATGATTCACATGGGGTTTTCTGGAGCTGTCGCGTTTTTGCTTGTTCGGGTTTTCAAG GTTGTAACTCCTGTGAAAATGTCATTTGAAAT ATATGCAACATGTGTTATACCAATAAGTGCCTTCTTTGCATCAAGTCTTTG GTTTGGTAACACAGCTTACTTGCACATCTCTGTGGCCTTCATTCAGATGCTGAAAGCCTTAA TGCCTGTGGCAACATTTGTCATGGCTGTTGTGTGTGGCACTGACAAACCAAGGTGTGACGTATTCTTGAACATGTTGCTGGTCAGTGTTGGAGTTGTCATTTCCTCATATGGGGAGATTCATTTTAATGTAGTTGGTACACTTTACCAGGTTACGGGCATCTTTGCAGAAGCTCTCCGTCTTGTCTTAACACAAGTCCTTCTACAAAAGAAGGGCTTGACACTAAATCCCATCACTAGCTTATACTACATAGCTCCATGCAG ttttgtttttctgtttgtGCCTTGGTATTTACTGGAAAAGCCTGAGATGCAAGTTTCACAGATTCAGTTCAACTTATGGATCTTTTTCTCCAATGCACTTTGCGCGTTAGCCCTGAACTTCTCCATTTTCTTAGTAATCGGTAGAACAGGAGCAGTTACCATCCGGGTTGCAGGCGTTCTGAAAGACTGGATATTGATAGCCCTTTCAACTGTCATATTTCCAGAGTCCACAATAACAGGGCTGAATATAACTGGCTATGCAATTG CACTATGCGGTGTTGTCATGTACAATTACATAAAGGTCAAGGATGTTCGAGCATCTCAACAACCTGCTGAAAGTCTTCCTGAAAGAATTACAAAG GATTGGAAGTTGGAGAAGAAGTCGTCTGACATTTTTGTGCCGAATAATAGCAGTGATAGCGGCAGGGGAGGCAGTGGAGGAAATGGTGCTGCATCTGATTTGAAAGTCGATGAAGAAGCACCTCTACTTTCAACGTCAAGGCTATCTCATATTGGACGTACGCATCTCATTCGTGATCCATAA